DNA sequence from the Candidatus Atribacteria bacterium ADurb.Bin276 genome:
GGCGTAGGCGACCACTGACAATTGCTGAATCTATAACCGGAATATTTTCTCCATATATTAATTGGTAAAAACGTTCCACCGGTTTTGGTAAACCGTCTGGTAAGGGAATTGTTTTTAGGATTGATTTAGCCGATCGTGGGAAGGGGGGAAAAGGTCGAGGTTTGATGTGAATTCCAACTAAAAATAGTGCAACTACAATTACCAGAATTAGAATAACGATGCAAAGAGCCTTCATGGTGACCTCCGTTTCTAATAAGATGGTATCTCACCCATCATTCATTACTCAGTCGATTGTTCCAAATTTTAGTAAAATCCTGAAAAGTATAAAATTGTCCTCCGATCTGAAGTAATTCATCTATAAGGATGGAAAGTTCTTGGAGTGCTTTCAGACCGCAGTTTTTAGTTATGAAGGGAAATGGTTCGATAGTAGCTTCTCCATAAGTAAGCCGACTGGGTACCTCAATAAATTCCCAAGGATGGAGATAAAAACAAAAAACCTTAGGAAGGTTTCGCTTGGAGAAATAAGTAATCATGTTTTCAATATGATTCATTAATACCTGGGATCCTTCGGTCCGAAAAATTGGCCACTGATCACGGTCTCGTCCATATTCATCGTGGCTTTCAATGGTTAAATCAGCGAAGGTTGGAATTTCTAAAATATTTAAATTACCAATTTCGGTCCAATTCTCCCGTGAAGGATGGTAAGGGGTAAGCTGTTTTTGGTAGTAATACATTGGGTAAGACGAGTCGGCTAAATAACCCAAATCATTTAACGTATTCAAGGTTATTTCATTTCCCCAAAACCGGGTGGTACGGAAAGAAAGGGGTTGAGTTCCAATGACGTCGCCGACTATTTCAGTTGCTTTTTGAATTCGATAAGCAACCTCTTCAGAGAGCACTGGCTTAATGAGGGGAATATCGAAGTATGGCTCACCAAGCGTCTCATGCTGGAGAGTATGACAACCATTTTCATGACCACACCTTTCGATTTCTTTAGCCAAGGATTTAAACTGCGATATGATATCGGCTACCCATAAGAAGGTCGCCGGAATTCCTTTCTTTTCAAAGAGTTTTAAAAGCAAAGGGGTTCCCTTTTCAACTCCTTGCAAAAAGGGAGTGAAGCTGCCGATATCGGTCTCCATATCAATTCCCAGGAGAACAAAAACATCATTCATGAGGACACCTCCTGTTGTTGATTATAATATATATCAAATTGAGAAAAAATGATAAATCCTTCAGCCTTTCCTTAAGGTTTGTTAGGAAGTGATCTTCACCCTCAACTTCATCCTATCCCACCAGGGGGGGAGAGAAAAAAAGATGAATGAGAGAAGATGAGGATGAAAATTCCAAATATTAAACCTTCTTTAACCATGGGAAAAAAGATGAACTTGAGAAAGAAGAGAAAATATTTTAAAATTAGAAATTCACGAATTTAAAATACGAATCTTCAGGATAACCAACTTTATTATTGTTTTTATTGGAAGCAGGTTTGTTTATAATTTAATAAAGCGAAAATAAATAACAGAGAATGAATAGATAATAAGACAAAGAAAAATATATCTATCACTTTAAATAAAAAAAGATAGCTATAAACCTCCATACTCGAGAAGATTTTGAGATTAAAACTGGTGATAAATTATTGGTTTTTGGAGATTTAGGAGGAGGCTTAGGGATTACAACTATTGATATCATTCAAAAAATTAAGAATGGAGCTATGGATGTCATACATGAAATTGGGGGAGCAGTGGAAAATTCTGGAAAGAAAGAGTAAAAAAGAATAAATATAGGATATAAAGCAACCAATCAAGTGATATATTCTGCATATTGATAATTTTTTTAAGGATTGGGGATTGAATATGAAGCCTGATTTTGAAAATAAAAAAGATTATTTCAACTTAAACAATAATAACGCTATTCAAACCTTTAATCTCACCAAAAAATTCGGGAATAGAACGGCAGTGAATTCAATTAATTTAGCCATTCAAAGAGGAGAGATATTTGCTTTGTTGGGACCCAATGGTGCTGGTAAAACAACTACCATTAAGATGCTTTGTTGTTTGCTGAAACCGACTGCTGGTAAAGCAGTTGTTATGGGATATGATATTGAAAAAGAACAATTAAGCGTCAAACAAATTATCAATATTTCACCACAGGAAACCGCTGTTGCCAGAAATTTAACTATTATGGAAAATCTTTTACTAATGGGTGGAGTCTATGGAATCAATAAGCATGAAACCAAAACCAAAGCTCAGGAACTTATCGAATTATTCGGTTTAAGTAGCAGAACCAAAGAGTTAGCAAAAAAACTATCAGGTGGTATGCAGCGTCGGTTAAACCTTGCCATGGCATTAATTACCAATCCCCAGGTTTTGTTTCTGGATGAACCAACCTTGGGACTGGATCCTCAGGCAAGAAAGACCGTATGGATTCAAATCGAAAAGCTCAAGGGTAATACGACTATATTCCTTACTACCCATTATTTAGAAGAAGCAGACGCGCTGGCTGATCACATTGCCATCATTCATCAGGGGAACATTGTTGCCCAAGGTTCTCCCACATTTTTAAAAGAGTCTTTTTCTGGAAAACAAACCATGATGATTAAAGCTTCGGGGATAACTGACCAAATAATCAATACTTTGAAAGAAAAATATCTGGACGTTAGGAAATCAGATAATGAAATTATAATACAAGCAAAAGACCTGGATTTTGAGAGCATCGTTGATTTACTGAGAGACGAAGGGGCAAAGATAAAGTGGCTCTCTATGAAAGAACCTTCTTTGGATGATGTCTTTCTCAAATTGACTGAAGAGGAGAAAAACCATTGAAGTTTCTTCCTTTAACCAGTCGAAACCTCAAAGAAATATATCGTGACCCGGTTCCCATGGTCTTTGGAACGGCCATGCCCGTTGTATTGCTTTTACTCTTCACGTCAATCGGGAAAAAAGCACCAGTTGAAATCTTTTCTCCCTTGATGCTGGTCCCTGCAGTAGCGGTTTTTAGCTTTGGGTTCTTGATTATGTTTTCAGCTTCACTTATATCCAGAGACCGACAAACAGCTTTTTTGACTAGACTTCTCATGTCACCTCTAAAATCATCTGATTTTATTTTGGCTTACCTATTAGCATTCTTCCCCCTGGCTCTTCTCCAGAGTATCGTTTGTTTCCTTGTTGGAACGATGCTGGGAATGGTTATAAGCTGGCAAATTTTTTTAGTTTTGCTGTTTCTTCTTCTGTTAGCGGTAGCTTGCATCGGAATAGGAATGATATTAGGGTCACTCGGTACCGAAAATCAAGTTGCTATGGGTGGATCAATTCTTATGGTTATAATATCTCTCTTTAGCGGAGCGTGGATGGATTTGAAAATGGTTGGTGGGATATTTAAAACTGTTGGATACGCTTTGCCCTTTGCCCATGTTATCGATGGCT
Encoded proteins:
- the pgdA_2 gene encoding Peptidoglycan deacetylase → MNDVFVLLGIDMETDIGSFTPFLQGVEKGTPLLLKLFEKKGIPATFLWVADIISQFKSLAKEIERCGHENGCHTLQHETLGEPYFDIPLIKPVLSEEVAYRIQKATEIVGDVIGTQPLSFRTTRFWGNEITLNTLNDLGYLADSSYPMYYYQKQLTPYHPSRENWTEIGNLNILEIPTFADLTIESHDEYGRDRDQWPIFRTEGSQVLMNHIENMITYFSKRNLPKVFCFYLHPWEFIEVPSRLTYGEATIEPFPFITKNCGLKALQELSILIDELLQIGGQFYTFQDFTKIWNNRLSNE
- the drrA_1 gene encoding Daunorubicin/doxorubicin resistance ATP-binding protein DrrA; this translates as MKPDFENKKDYFNLNNNNAIQTFNLTKKFGNRTAVNSINLAIQRGEIFALLGPNGAGKTTTIKMLCCLLKPTAGKAVVMGYDIEKEQLSVKQIINISPQETAVARNLTIMENLLLMGGVYGINKHETKTKAQELIELFGLSSRTKELAKKLSGGMQRRLNLAMALITNPQVLFLDEPTLGLDPQARKTVWIQIEKLKGNTTIFLTTHYLEEADALADHIAIIHQGNIVAQGSPTFLKESFSGKQTMMIKASGITDQIINTLKEKYLDVRKSDNEIIIQAKDLDFESIVDLLRDEGAKIKWLSMKEPSLDDVFLKLTEEEKNH
- a CDS encoding ABC-2 type transporter, with the translated sequence MKFLPLTSRNLKEIYRDPVPMVFGTAMPVVLLLLFTSIGKKAPVEIFSPLMLVPAVAVFSFGFLIMFSASLISRDRQTAFLTRLLMSPLKSSDFILAYLLAFFPLALLQSIVCFLVGTMLGMVISWQIFLVLLFLLLLAVACIGIGMILGSLGTENQVAMGGSILMVIISLFSGAWMDLKMVGGIFKTVGYALPFAHVIDGSRAILKGSFWSDISVEFYWVFGYALISIILGIIAFKWRMKQ